A window of Terriglobales bacterium genomic DNA:
GCGCCATCGCGCACGGTGGCGGGCGCGTGGTGAAGAACGTCGCCGGCTACGACCTGATGAAGCTCCTCATCGGCAGCCACGGTTCGCTCGGCGTCATCACCGGGGCCAACTTTCGCGTGTTCACTCGCCCCGCCGCCACGTGCACCTTCGAGTGCAGTTTCGCTTCCGTGGAGGAGGCCAAGCGCTTCCGCGACCGCGTGCTGAGCTCGCCCCTCACGCCGCGCTGCCTGGAACTGCTGTCGCCCTACGCCGGAGACTACCTGCAGGCCCCGCCTCCCGCAGAGCCGAGTCCCGAAGAGACCGAGATGCTGCCCGTGGACCGAGGGAGTGAAGGATGGCGCATCTTGGTCCGCGCTGCGGGAAGCGAAGCCGTGCTCGCCCGTTATCGTCGCGAGCTCAAGGGCGGAACCACGCGGGAACTTGCGGGCGAGGAAGAGACCCGCCTGTGGTCGGCGGTATCGGAGTTTTCTGAGACCGTGATGGCGCGGCACCGCAACGCCATGATGGTCGCGCTCAGTGTTCCTGTCGCCTCCGTCGCGTCCACGCTCGAGGCCGCCGAGCGCGCCGCCCTGGATAACAATTTTCTGCTGGCCTCGGTGGGGCGCGTCGGCGTGGGCTCCATGCTGCTGGCCTTCATCCCGTTGCTCGTCGACCCGCCTTCGGCCATGCAGTATGTGGCGGCGGTCTCGGCCTTCCGGGGAAGCCTGCCGCGCGATGCCTCGGCCATCGTCGCGCGCTGCCCGCGCGAGGCCAAACTGCACTTCTCGGTCTGGGGCTCTTCGCCGACCGACCTGGAATGCATGCGCGCCGTCAAG
This region includes:
- a CDS encoding FAD-binding oxidoreductase, whose product is MSASPAATIGRELAALFGAEHVREDSQSLAACAIEGLLPAAVVSPGSPEEIAALLRLASERAWTVVPAGGGTQQSVGGVPERVEVVVRTDRLRAVHHYDPGDLTLGVDAGLTLAAVDRMLAGHGQILPLDVARPEAATIGGVLATAAHGPMRHAYGGVRDFCIGITFVTGDGAIAHGGGRVVKNVAGYDLMKLLIGSHGSLGVITGANFRVFTRPAATCTFECSFASVEEAKRFRDRVLSSPLTPRCLELLSPYAGDYLQAPPPAEPSPEETEMLPVDRGSEGWRILVRAAGSEAVLARYRRELKGGTTRELAGEEETRLWSAVSEFSETVMARHRNAMMVALSVPVASVASTLEAAERAALDNNFLLASVGRVGVGSMLLAFIPLLVDPPSAMQYVAAVSAFRGSLPRDASAIVARCPREAKLHFSVWGSSPTDLECMRAVKRALDPASILNRGRFMV